In Brachyhypopomus gauderio isolate BG-103 chromosome 2, BGAUD_0.2, whole genome shotgun sequence, the DNA window gataataaATATCCTAAGTGGAATTCAATGTATCCTCAACCAGAATCGTTTAAACACAGAATCAAATTTACACAAGCCACCCAGCACACATTACTACCAACAAAATTGAGAAAATATTTTTGTCTTGGTTCGTGTCGTGTTTGCTTTTATGGATGTCCACTTGTGGCGGCACCCTGCAGCAGCCAATCGATACGCGTCAGCGGGATCATCCAAGGAGGGCGGCACAAAAAGTGAGGAACCCACATGTGGATGGGGAGGAATTAAGGCCAAATgcggacaacacacacacagcaacacagtaCCCTCTATAACAACAATGACAATGATCACACAGGATCataacacacccctcccccctttaaaaaaacaacaatggcAGACTAggagacaacaacaacaaaacaaatatacatatgAGCTACATATAAATGTCTTAACTATGCGAACGTGACAAACAATTCGCTACAATATTATTTGAGCCCTTTTTATATTGGATGTCTAAATATAGTGCTTTCAATAATTGAAAACTTGACCAACCTATGAAAGACAgaagaaaaaagacagagaacacaccagaaCAGATACATTAAGCCTGGTCAGAGTACCGGTAGCATTAGGCAGGTTACTGCAAGTCACATTCAGGTCTGCGTTGGAACCATTAGACCTGTACATGACAAAACCTGGTTCGTTGCTGGTGATCACCTGGTTGATCCAGCTCTGGAACTCAGACACTCTTGTATACACACCAGGATAATTGGGCAGAGCACAGGCAACACCAAAGCTCACAATCCCAGCCTGGATCCAAACAGAGCCCTGTTTGACCACTAATGGACCTCCAGAGTCACCCTGTGTTGTGCCAGAGAGATTGGGCAGTGTTCTAATTACTGTGCTCCAAATTAACACATTGTAAAAGAGAAAAAGTTCTATAAGCAAGTTAAACTTACTTGACAGGGGTCCTTGCCCCCTGGTAAAGCTCCAGCACAAATCATGTCGCCTGTGATAATTCCACTGTATAAGCAATCACATTGCCTATTACCAATAATTGGGATTTGCACTTCCTGCAGGATTCCAGGAGATGGAAGACTTACTGTAACACACATTAAGTATCATTAAATTAGGTATGAAAATTGGTAGCAGTCTTTAATTCCATGTGTTCTAATTACTGTCAGACTTAAatagtaatatatatattactattatataattagcaatccaggtcaaatttgtggaatcaacacaatccaggaagcctgagcaaaatcctggtgaggacttttaatcgcggcacctggaattgacagcactatcAGTACTCTCAGTTTTATGAGTCTGTTTACACGTGGCTCTTAGTTTAATCAGAAACCCTTTACTGTTTCTCACCTCCAGTAGCAATATTTCCCCAGCCAGTATTCCAGCTCAGGGTTCCATTGAAGAAGGCGCTATTAGAGGCGGCCAGGCAGACTGGAGTAATGTAGGGGGTGAATGTCACCGTGGAAGACAACCGAAGCAGGGCCAAATCATTGTTATGGATATTTGGATCGTAGTTGGGGTTTTTGGTGACACTTGTGACAGTTCTGGACACCTGATTTGTGTTGGTTCCAGCCAGAGATTGTGTACCCAGATACACAGTCACCTGAGAGGCAGTATAACTgaaaagagagaagagacatTCTTATCATGATCATCTGAGACTGTGGTTATGTTTTTTGACTTATGCATTGTGAGCTCCTCAGCATAATGTGGGTTCTACTCGGTACCTTCCAAAGCAGTGGGCTGCTGTCAGAACCCAGCCATTGTTGATGAGGGATCCACCACAGAAATGGAAATTGTAGATAGTGAGACGTATGCTGACTTGCCAAGGCCAAGAACCAGCGACTGCATTATCTCCTCCAACTATCTTGTTGTTCAAAGgagccacaccacacactgaagCAGAAAAGGCAGAGAAACTGTTGTCTTGGTAATATTTTGCCATTTTGCCTCTTCTTTCTCCCGCCCCCAGTACATGCCTTCTGCACTCCCAACTCACATTTAGGTATCATTAGCTTTTCCCCTTCCTGAAGTAGAAGCCAAACAGGTTATGTGGGCCCACCTCCTGTGGTTGGAGGCAATATAAGGGGTCCAGTGCAACATGGATCAGATGCCTTGGCGTCTTTATCCTCGGTTACAAAAACTGGGTTTTTAGTCATGGAATGTGACCCCTATGAAAGGAAAGGAGTCTGAACTGATGTGTGAGGTTGAGTTACCAACtagatacagttgtgatcaaatttattcaacccccactgaaataaagtgttttggccagtttgacattgattttgatcatttcagtcatcttatttacaattatatcaaagaggcacttataaattagacaaacataacataatatttatgatggaataaccacaaatgtctttactgtgctcacatcattatcagttttattcaaccccctggtgacattattttttagtacttagtacaacatccttttccagttatgacagctttcaagcatgaagcatagcttgacacaagtgtcttgcagcgacctatgggtatcttagcccattcttcatgggcaaaagcctccagttcagtcacattcttaggcttgcgcactgcaactgccttctttaggtcccaccagaggttctcaattggatttaagtctggtgattgcgatggccactctagaatgttccagcctttcatgttcaaccatgctctagtggacttggatgtgtgcttcggatcattgtcctgttggaaggtccaacgtctcccaagccgcaggtttgtgactgactccatcatattttcctccaagatctcctggtactgaagggaattcatggtaccctgcacacgttgaagctttcctgtaccattagaagcaaaacagccccaaagcataattgaccccccgccatgcttcacagtaggtaaggtgttcttttgttcataagcctggttcttccttctccaaacatagcgctggtccattgtcccaaacagttctaatttagtttcatctgaccacagtacactgttccaaaacctttgtggcttgtccacatgacttttggcatactgcagtcgacttttcttgttctttggagtcagcaagggggtgcgtctggacgcacttcagtgcccacatctgacaggtcttttttcagttccttagcagtcacgcggggatttttctccacattatgcttcaggtagcgcacagcagtcgcggtcaggatcttctttctgccacgaccaggtaacgtttccactgtgccctttaacttgaacttgcgaatgatacttccgatagtgtctcttggaatatttaacaacttcgcaatctttttatatccattgccattcttgtgaagagcaataacctcttctcttgtcttctgggaccattctcttgccttcaccatgcttggaaacacaccagtagatgtctagaaggagctgagtatcacagtccttttaaatctgcctaattggtgcttatcatgcttgattgctgctcgttgacatccacagatgttttcaatacctgatggaaaacactggaatgaacctctgttcttaggagtggtagtcgtaaaggggttgaataattgtgtcaatgaagaaatcacaaaaaggccatttaatactttatgacaaaaaaaattgatgctatcttagttgcatttagttctttaacaagtccttgtaagatttcattatgaacacaataacaaatgtgcactgaattccataaaacccttcgcagcattgggggttgaataaatttgatcacaactgtatagtTGGGCTCACTTCAACATAGTGTGTGACTGGGACCAGTCCTTCTGAGAGAGGCTGAACTATATTCTATTCTGGAATTGCCATGGTGAGAGGCTTcaggcagaagagcatctctgagcgcacaacacgtcgaaccttgaggcggataaACTAcaacagcagaagaccacactgggtgccactcctctcagctaagaacaggaaactgaggctacaatttgcacgGGCTCACCATAGCTGggcaatagaagattggaaaaatgttgcctggtctgatgagtcttgatttctgctgcgacatttggatggtaggatcagaatttggcgtcaacatgaaagcatggatccatcctgccttgtatcaatggttcaggatggtggtggtggtgcaatggtgtgggggatattttcctggcacagtTTGGACcaattagtaccaattgagcattgtgtcaatgccacagcctacctgtgtattgttgctgaccatgtccatcccttatGACCACATGACCACATCCTCTGATGGCTACTTCGAGCAGGATAacatgccatgtcataaagcgtgaatcatctcagactggtttcttgaacacgacaatgagttcactgtactcgaatggccttcACAGTcatcagatctcaatccaatggAGCACCtatgggatgtggtggaacgggagattcgcatcatggatgtgcagccgacaaatctgcagcaactgcgtgatactatcatgtcaatattgACCAGACTCTCTCAGGAATGTTTCCAGTGcattgttgaatctatgccacgaagtattaaggcagttctgaagacaaaaggaggtccaacccggtactagcaaggtgtactgTCACGgttacccccctcccccagctgtcattcttgtatgttttgtttatatagCCATGTGGTTTTGTCATTCGTGGTGCTTCCTTGTATTTTGTAACCCAGCCCTCTTGTTATTGAATTCATGTGTTGCTCGTTTGGTCTTGTCTATTTAATCCTGGTGTTTGGTATTTTGCGTTGCTGTTCATTGTCGTATGTTGTGTCTGCTCTTCAGTGTTCTAATATGGTTTGTGCTCGTCTGTATTGTCATTATGTCTATTCATATTCAACTTGGTTATGTTTCTATGTCGGACTCCCTATCAAATTTGACACAAGCCTGCCTGTACTTGGGTCTTGGGTCTgtacttctgtacttcttttGGAAAGCCCTTTAATAAATATCACTCTTCTTAGAGTTTGTGTCCACTTCTTCGCTCCATAACGCAGTCAACATTACATGTACCTAATAGTATGTAGtagatgtttatttttattttatttgtgtattttttattgttCATTTCACAGAGAATATCCTTTCTAAGGTCATTATATTTTGACGGTTCTTAGAGATTCATATGAATTAATGGAAGTACACATGTATTTTGTCCCTTCCTCACATCTAGTGTTCCCCCTATCATCAGTTGGGTGCAGTAGGTCGGTCTGCTGAGAGCTTGACTGACAGGGGCGTCCTGTGAGAAGCTATTGTTTCCAATATTTTGGAAACAGGGGCATGGCAGACAGAAAGGAAACCAAAGAAACCAAAAACAAAGGTAGGATTAAACACATAACAAGACAGGGCCAGAGGGCAGAGCCAAACTTCACAGGCTGGTAGATCATATGACTTTCAGGCCAGAAGTCAATCGTGTTTCTTATCAACCATTGGTCACATGGAACCAAAACTTTATATGAagcatcatggggtcaagtttAATCGCTCAAAAAACATAGTTGCCATCAGCCAATTAAATGTTTTGACCATTTAACAGTCGTATCATTGGCCAATCAAAAGTTTAATGCTATGCATATATAATGCTTCTCTTTCATTGTGTGAAGTTTCACATTTTGCATCATTTGGCTGCTAGGTGACGCTATTCaagaaaatcatgcataactccttaATATTTTCACTAAAGAACTGATATCTGCAATGCATGCAGAAGTATGCAGTTCAAACCCTACGTGGGAAAGTCTTCTTGTTGTGAAACTTGACCATTTACATTTGTCTTTATTCAAATGTCTTTGAAATTTAAATTGAAACATCAGTTCTGTAACCCATTCATAATCAAGGGTCCATGCCTGTGCTTGTACCCACATTCAGTCTTTAATAAAACAtggtaaagtaaaaaaaatgaatGTGATGTTTGTTGAATAGGTTTATTTGTATTATATCCAACTACTAAAAGGTCAGATGTCATGATATGAGCAATTCATGCAAAAATCCAGAAGATTTCAaatccattttctgcagatgtGTGCAGAAATCCACGTGCATCTGTTCTCGCACCATGTGAAtgtgcttgtgcctgtatggtATCACTCACTCTTATCTTGGCTTTGCCTTTAAGATCAGACATTGTGTATCGCATAAGCTGCTATCACcaacctctctttctctccaatATTATAGTTTAttgtaacactttttttttcttcataaaATAAAAAGTAACTTACCACTCAGCTGTGAGCTGCACCCTGGAACACAGAACAAAGACAATGCCCATAAAGTATTTTtatcatattttatttttgatgaTACTCAGACAACATCATGTGAGGATAAAAAGATCTGTATGAAAATctagaataaataataaatagccACATTACACATGTCCtacagcagtggttctcaaactgtggtacgcgtaccactagtggtacgcagagcaccccgcggtggtacgccagatgaactcggaaaataaaagatgcttttttttttttttacacaacacatttttttttattaaaacagaattatgacaagtcctgaaattcagaaactaaaagggattactcgtattatgtgcggagaaaatgtcgctaaacagttcgacctggtgcatctttcaaacgacacggtcactcgcagaattgatgaaatggtggacaacgtcagacaaacattgaccgagagaattaaaatgagtaaatgcttctcactgcagttagatgaatccagatgtcgcagatttagccaacttgctcgtttacgtgcgatatgagtatgagggtatgtcgcacgaagactttttgtgctgtaaaccaaccactaccaacacgaactacaggagaactacattataacatatgtgtgtaatgagcagggttgccaaatgcgtgagacacacgcatttgaccgtcttcacacgccacacatccgatttctcacgtcgacaaaaaaaaatctagtttatttacctctgatccacatctatgattcaatgagttactagttcgctctggcgccaaccatcgtgatcaacttaaacttgccaaacagctttttctttttttttgggggggggggggggggggggggggtagtaggtggtacgtggaggtttttcgtttgacagttggtggtactttgtctaaaaagtttgagaaccactgtccTACAGCATATAGGACATGCCCAGTCTCTtgcactctcacatacacatgcacagtcacactgaaacacaccctGTGACTTGGCCCCTATAACATAAACCCTGTGACTTGACCCCTGTGCCGTAAACACTGTGGCTGTGACGTAGAATCTTACTGTCACACACGAATGTCACTTTTATTTATACAAAAATAGTGCAGACAGCACACGTATAACTGACACACATAAAACGTATaagactctgacaaagacgagcacgggatactgcgcgaacgcacattaaatagacaaaccacataagcccagagtgatcacgagacaagccacaggtgagactgattaacacgttcagacacaaccacactcacagagatccacagatgcagacgtctagacgtagacaacataaacacacgcccaaaggggaggggtcaggggttgTAACGTGACAGTGGCTTCACCCCTGTGCCGTAAACCCTGTGAATTCACCCGTGACTTCACCCCTGTGACTTCACTCCTGTGACTTCACCCCTGTGCCGTAAACCCTGTGACTTCACCCCTGTGACTTCACACCTGTGCCATAAACACTGTGGCTTCGCCCCAGTGCCGTAAATACTGTGACTTCACCCCTGTGCCGTAAACACTGTGACTTCACCCCTGTGCCTTCACCTCTGTAACTTCACCCCTGTGCCGTAAACACTGTGGCTTCGCCCCTGTGCCCCTGATTTACACTGTCTGCAGGTCTCTGAgttgtgttcagtggtgtttgCTGTCATGGTTTGAGCACTCTGAATTGTTGctgctgtgacgggcaggtgtgagcaacaaaaaggaagcgatcacgccaagtctcagggaaaaaggatggtttaatataaagtgtgctaacctaaaacccgtgcaatagatccaaatcaaggatataatgaccagcggtcaactggtacaaagacaagacatatatagacagacaaacgaccatcaggtgggaacggatcacgggctccgcccacctgaggggcgtacacgacgtcacaaaacaacaacaacacagccgctgtggacggaggcggccggtagggggccgcctcaccgtgacagacccccccaccaagccgcactcccctccactgggtgtgtggcacacagcggctgcacaacaacacgaaggggcaggaaggcaaggacaggcagggacacacctcctgcagtccacgagctgaaacacaaaacacataacattagtcagctcacctccctgggcgggaccctggaccggccgggccgttaacaacacaaaaccacgccccggtcggtcacagggccctcacgccctaaccggcattcagctggtaagccccatgggtgtgaggacgaggggctacggctcctctctcgtccctcgtgtgtgtgtgggtgtgcaggctacctctccaaggcgtggctacttcacctcctggacctacctcctcccagagctgacccctgccttctgctaggggtcaccccagcctcctggggagccagcccctcccggggcctctcatctcaaggtggactcctccacccaacccaggagcgccagagaccgaggcccagagcacccccgacgcgggctagggagcagccccaagggcctcctggtcaccccgggcaggagggaggatctccatccccagcaggagcttttcagaccggagccccatggtccccaaacatccgggggccccagccctctagggaggggctcttcacgaccgggctccggtcaccccacaacacaagggggctcctgccagatggagacccccacaaggtccaggaacactgccaaggagaagcacctgcacaaagaacacaccctcacacagacacacacacacacacatacaaacacaaacgcgccttaccctatttcagggcctcccttgggagagacgccctccgtgccacaccccatggcacgggaccacagccggtccccccccccaaacacacatttaaggggaggagcatgtgtggaattacatttaacagttgacatcacgctaggacaaaacacacacgcaaatactagacaaacaaaaaacggtgtacaaacagacagacggaacccatcacatgcgcgctctgtttacacacacacacag includes these proteins:
- the LOC143503664 gene encoding chymotrypsin-like protease CTRL-1 isoform X2, encoding MMFRTLCVGFLLGFLPKGCSSQLSVCGVAPLNNKIVGGDNAVAGSWPWQVSIRLTIYNFHFCGGSLINNGWVLTAAHCFGSYTASQVTVYLGTQSLAGTNTNQVSRTVTSVTKNPNYDPNIHNNDLALLRLSSTVTFTPYITPVCLAASNSAFFNGTLSWNTGWGNIATGVSLPSPGILQEVQIPIIGNRQCDCLYSGIITGDMICAGALPGGKDPCQGDSGGPLVVKQGSVWIQAGIVSFGVACALPNYPGVYTRVSEFQSWINQVITSNEPGFVMYRSNGSNADLNVTCSNLPNATGTLTRLNVSVLVCSLSFFFCLS
- the LOC143503664 gene encoding chymotrypsin-like protease CTRL-1 isoform X1, whose protein sequence is MTWHVILLEVAIRGCGHVVIRDGHGQQQYTVCGVAPLNNKIVGGDNAVAGSWPWQVSIRLTIYNFHFCGGSLINNGWVLTAAHCFGSYTASQVTVYLGTQSLAGTNTNQVSRTVTSVTKNPNYDPNIHNNDLALLRLSSTVTFTPYITPVCLAASNSAFFNGTLSWNTGWGNIATGVSLPSPGILQEVQIPIIGNRQCDCLYSGIITGDMICAGALPGGKDPCQGDSGGPLVVKQGSVWIQAGIVSFGVACALPNYPGVYTRVSEFQSWINQVITSNEPGFVMYRSNGSNADLNVTCSNLPNATGTLTRLNVSVLVCSLSFFFCLS